The following coding sequences lie in one Myxococcus xanthus genomic window:
- a CDS encoding alpha/beta fold hydrolase: MPMLTVNRTDLYYEDSGGTGVPVVFSHGLLWSCRLFDPQVEALCGRYRCIAYDHRGQGQSAVPPARVIDMETVYLDAVALIERLGVGPCHFVGLSMGGFVGMRIAARRPDLLRSLVLMETSADREPLHNVPRYTLLNLTARLAGLRPVADPVMRIMFGRSFMTDPNRAEERSRWRTRLMENRRDIWRAVNGVIERRGVAHEIPHIRVPTLVVVGAEDTATVPAKAQRLHRLIPGSRLVTLPRGGHSSTVEEPALVNATLGTFLDAQLETRTSRAV; encoded by the coding sequence ATGCCGATGCTGACCGTCAACAGAACGGACCTGTACTACGAGGACTCGGGTGGAACGGGCGTGCCCGTCGTCTTCAGCCACGGCTTGCTGTGGAGCTGTCGCCTCTTCGATCCGCAGGTGGAAGCGCTGTGCGGACGTTACCGCTGCATCGCCTATGACCACCGGGGCCAGGGCCAGAGCGCCGTGCCTCCGGCGCGCGTCATCGACATGGAGACGGTGTACCTGGATGCGGTGGCGCTCATCGAGCGGCTGGGCGTAGGGCCCTGTCACTTCGTGGGCCTGTCCATGGGCGGCTTCGTCGGCATGCGCATCGCCGCGCGGCGGCCGGACCTGCTGCGCTCGCTGGTGCTGATGGAGACGTCCGCCGACCGGGAGCCCCTTCACAACGTGCCGCGCTACACGCTGCTCAACCTCACCGCGCGCCTGGCGGGCCTGCGCCCGGTGGCGGACCCGGTGATGCGCATCATGTTTGGCCGCAGCTTCATGACCGACCCCAATCGGGCCGAGGAGCGCAGCCGCTGGCGCACGCGCCTCATGGAGAACCGCCGCGACATCTGGCGCGCCGTCAACGGCGTCATCGAACGGCGCGGCGTGGCCCACGAAATCCCACACATCCGCGTGCCCACGCTCGTCGTCGTCGGCGCCGAGGACACGGCCACCGTCCCTGCCAAGGCGCAGCGCCTGCACCGGCTCATCCCCGGCTCACGCCTGGTGACCCTGCCGCGCGGAGGGCACTCCTCCACCGTGGAGGAGCCCGCGCTCGTCAATGCCACCTTGGGAACATTCCTGGACGCGCAATTAGAGACGCGGACCTCCAGGGCGGTGTGA
- a CDS encoding sterol desaturase family protein, with protein MSLEVLGGGAAISFGVLACVFWPLEKAWAARPGQPLLRPAFRTDLAYFVAQYLVLAPLALLMLSHVQALLHLDLLSGLQAAVARQPWWLQALEAVVLCDLLVYGFHRLSHQVDFLWRFHAVHHSAEHLDWLAAHREHPVDGLLTQLVVNLPAMMMGFPLGTLAMLIAFRGVWAIFIHSNVRLPLGPLGFLFGAPELHHWHHARERHTRHNFGNLAPWTDWLFGTYYRPTGPEQYPLGLVEPFPRRFWAQLLSPVTRATDSRNTPR; from the coding sequence ATGAGCCTGGAGGTCCTAGGCGGGGGGGCCGCGATTTCCTTCGGGGTGCTCGCGTGTGTCTTCTGGCCCTTGGAGAAGGCCTGGGCCGCGCGGCCGGGCCAGCCCCTGCTGCGGCCTGCGTTCCGCACCGACCTCGCCTACTTCGTGGCGCAGTACCTGGTGCTCGCGCCGCTGGCGCTGCTGATGCTGAGCCACGTGCAGGCGCTCTTGCACCTGGACCTACTATCGGGGCTCCAGGCCGCCGTGGCACGCCAGCCCTGGTGGCTTCAGGCACTCGAAGCGGTGGTGCTCTGCGACCTGCTCGTCTACGGCTTCCACCGACTGTCACACCAGGTGGACTTCCTCTGGCGCTTCCACGCCGTCCATCACTCCGCTGAGCACCTCGACTGGCTCGCCGCGCACCGCGAGCACCCCGTGGACGGACTGCTCACGCAGTTGGTGGTGAACCTCCCCGCGATGATGATGGGCTTTCCGCTCGGGACGCTGGCGATGCTCATCGCCTTCCGCGGGGTGTGGGCCATCTTCATCCACTCCAACGTCCGGCTACCGCTGGGGCCGCTGGGCTTCCTCTTCGGCGCGCCCGAACTCCACCACTGGCACCACGCGCGCGAACGGCACACACGGCACAACTTCGGCAACCTCGCGCCGTGGACGGATTGGCTCTTCGGCACCTACTACCGTCCCACCGGGCCCGAGCAGTATCCGCTCGGGCTCGTGGAGCCGTTTCCCCGGCGCTTCTGGGCCCAGCTCCTCTCGCCCGTGACGCGGGCAACTGACAGCAGGAATACGCCACGCTGA
- a CDS encoding DUF3142 domain-containing protein, translating to MLLPSPSPLVAPRTRRGLLATLAVLMSCSTPTPPPEPPRVVLWAWERPEDLRFLARTGRPVSVAFLRATLALTETEVREHPRRQPLHVPPGTPLRATVRMEAHPGASLARYPPERLHALADRLATLARLPELTALQIDFDARASEYDAYVALLQALRQKLPPSMALSITGLASWCTPGSWLTHAPVDEVVPQLFRMGPEAPTWRARFARGLPAPCRGSVGLALDEWQAVPPGVSTLYVFNPRPWTPEAFTRAVAELHP from the coding sequence ATGCTTCTCCCATCCCCTTCGCCCCTCGTGGCACCCCGGACACGGCGCGGCCTGCTGGCCACCCTCGCCGTGCTCATGTCGTGCAGCACGCCCACGCCGCCGCCGGAGCCTCCACGGGTGGTGCTCTGGGCCTGGGAGCGGCCGGAAGACCTCCGCTTCCTCGCGCGGACGGGGCGCCCGGTCAGCGTGGCCTTCCTGCGCGCCACGCTCGCGCTCACGGAGACGGAGGTGCGCGAACACCCGCGCCGGCAGCCGCTCCACGTCCCGCCCGGGACACCCTTGCGGGCCACGGTGCGGATGGAAGCCCATCCGGGCGCGTCGCTCGCGCGGTACCCGCCCGAGCGACTGCACGCGCTGGCGGACCGGCTCGCCACGCTGGCGCGCCTTCCGGAGCTGACGGCGCTCCAGATTGACTTCGATGCCCGCGCGTCCGAATACGACGCCTACGTCGCGCTGCTCCAGGCGCTCCGTCAGAAGCTGCCCCCATCGATGGCGCTGTCCATCACCGGTCTCGCCTCATGGTGCACGCCCGGAAGCTGGCTGACGCACGCGCCCGTGGACGAGGTGGTGCCCCAGCTCTTCCGCATGGGCCCGGAAGCCCCCACGTGGCGGGCCCGCTTCGCGCGCGGCCTGCCCGCCCCTTGCCGGGGCAGCGTGGGGCTGGCGCTCGATGAGTGGCAGGCCGTGCCCCCTGGCGTCTCCACCCTCTATGTCTTCAACCCCCGCCCCTGGACGCCCGAGGCGTTCACGCGCGCGGTCGCGGAGCTCCATCCATGA
- a CDS encoding ABC transporter ATP-binding protein — MSPSSPPSSRQLAIEVRDLHKSFGDQQALRGVNLEVPEGTTCVLMGVSGSGKTVLMKHIMALLQPDRGTVLVDGEDIARMNEAALDQMRRKQGILFQANALFDSLTVFDNVAFPLRERTRMPEAEIAETVNKTLERVGLSHATQRFPGELSGGMQKRVGFARATILQPKILLYDDPTAGLDPLTTAAVNEIITTGKQQLGATSLVITPDVASAFGMADHLALMHEGRIVEYGPPDAFRESQHPAVMAFLRNWLRRRAQNKRAAQA, encoded by the coding sequence ATGAGTCCCTCGAGCCCACCGTCCTCCCGCCAGCTGGCCATCGAAGTGCGGGACCTCCACAAGTCCTTCGGAGACCAGCAGGCGCTGCGGGGGGTGAACCTGGAAGTGCCAGAGGGCACCACCTGCGTGCTGATGGGCGTGTCCGGGTCGGGCAAGACGGTGCTGATGAAGCACATCATGGCCCTCTTGCAGCCGGACCGGGGCACCGTCCTGGTGGATGGCGAGGACATCGCGCGGATGAACGAGGCCGCGCTCGACCAGATGCGCCGCAAGCAGGGCATCCTCTTCCAGGCGAACGCCCTCTTCGACTCGCTCACCGTGTTCGACAACGTGGCCTTCCCCCTGCGCGAGCGCACCCGCATGCCCGAGGCGGAAATCGCCGAGACGGTGAACAAGACGCTGGAGCGCGTGGGCCTGTCGCACGCGACGCAGCGCTTCCCCGGCGAGCTGTCCGGCGGCATGCAGAAGCGCGTGGGCTTCGCGCGCGCCACCATCCTCCAGCCGAAGATTCTCCTCTACGACGACCCCACCGCCGGACTGGATCCACTCACCACCGCGGCGGTGAATGAAATCATCACCACCGGCAAGCAGCAGCTCGGCGCCACCTCGCTGGTGATTACGCCGGACGTGGCCTCCGCCTTTGGCATGGCGGACCACCTGGCCCTGATGCACGAAGGCCGCATCGTGGAGTACGGCCCGCCAGACGCCTTCCGTGAGTCACAGCACCCCGCGGTGATGGCCTTCCTCCGCAACTGGCTCCGGCGCCGCGCCCAGAACAAGCGCGCGGCCCAGGCCTGA
- a CDS encoding ABC transporter ATP-binding protein, with amino-acid sequence MATVSLEDVRKVYRGGVAAVKGVSLDIADGEFISLVGPSGCGKSTTLNLIAGLEEMSGGTLRIDGAVVNDMSPRERDIAMVFQSYALYPHLDVARNLAFPLKVAGVAKADIDARVREVASLLGLEGLLSRKPKELSGGQRQRVALGRALVRRPKVFLFDEPLSNLDAALRTQMRGEIKKLHEQLKATFVYVTHDQAEAMTLSDRVVVMNQGEVQQVAPPRELYDAPANLFVAGFFGAPRINLVKPRTLGLPDADVVLGLRPEHLEVGQGTPPPEALEGHVYLVESMGAESWVTVDVAGERMVARAAGDFRVPTGAPVWLRYDAAKLRRFDAKSGRAL; translated from the coding sequence TTGGCGACGGTGTCCCTGGAGGACGTGCGCAAGGTGTACCGGGGCGGCGTGGCCGCGGTGAAGGGCGTGAGCCTGGACATCGCGGACGGCGAGTTCATCTCGCTGGTGGGTCCGTCGGGCTGCGGCAAGTCCACGACGCTGAACCTCATCGCCGGGCTGGAGGAGATGTCGGGCGGCACGCTTCGCATCGATGGCGCGGTGGTGAACGACATGTCACCGCGGGAGCGGGACATCGCCATGGTGTTCCAGAGCTACGCGCTCTACCCGCACCTGGACGTGGCACGGAACCTCGCCTTCCCGCTGAAGGTGGCGGGGGTGGCGAAGGCGGACATCGACGCGCGCGTGCGCGAGGTGGCGTCGCTGCTGGGGCTGGAGGGCCTGCTGTCGCGCAAGCCGAAGGAGCTTTCGGGAGGCCAGCGGCAGCGCGTGGCATTGGGGCGTGCCCTGGTCCGCCGTCCCAAGGTGTTTCTCTTCGACGAGCCGCTGTCCAACCTGGACGCGGCGTTGCGCACGCAGATGCGGGGGGAAATCAAGAAGCTGCACGAGCAGCTCAAGGCCACCTTCGTCTACGTCACCCACGACCAGGCGGAGGCGATGACGCTGTCGGACCGCGTGGTGGTGATGAACCAGGGCGAGGTGCAGCAGGTGGCCCCGCCGCGCGAGCTGTACGACGCGCCGGCGAACCTGTTCGTGGCGGGCTTCTTCGGCGCGCCACGCATCAACCTGGTGAAGCCCCGGACGCTGGGGCTGCCGGACGCGGACGTGGTGTTGGGGCTTCGTCCCGAGCACCTGGAGGTGGGGCAGGGCACGCCGCCACCGGAGGCGCTGGAGGGCCACGTGTACCTGGTGGAGTCCATGGGGGCGGAGAGCTGGGTGACGGTGGACGTGGCCGGGGAGCGCATGGTGGCGCGCGCCGCCGGGGACTTCCGTGTGCCAACGGGCGCTCCGGTGTGGCTGCGGTATGACGCGGCGAAGCTGCGGCGCTTCGACGCGAAGTCGGGCCGAGCCCTGTAG
- a CDS encoding Kelch repeat-containing protein, producing the protein MQRFSASCVTVILFAVSFACSAGPRAEDGGNGAAEQGLFLSTPRKLLPFVVMESGRVLASGGHDGSRTLGSCEVFEPETGRWRETGALRTRRRNHAAVRLTDGRVLVMGGSNGLAMGALADAEVYAPDTGTWTEVRPMGVARNDPAAVLLADGRVLVAGGTDVDQRPLRSAELFDPATGMWSAASPPGFSRGGAQTAVVLANGKALFVSGLQAELYDPVTGLWEKAGLTGGAAGTHRLAHSVTLLPDGRVLVVGGTTARAAATAEVYSPETGVWTLVGAPKVPREHHATVVLPDGAVLMMGGEHYTTGALASVERFDLKTETWSSAPALDEPREKLGALALGDGAVLVMGGGNEAAGMLSESERYVPDACVVAPCAARELGGAEAVMELSVAGQVE; encoded by the coding sequence ATGCAACGGTTTTCGGCATCATGTGTCACGGTCATCCTCTTCGCTGTCTCGTTCGCTTGCAGCGCGGGTCCGCGCGCGGAGGACGGGGGAAACGGGGCGGCGGAGCAGGGCCTGTTCTTGTCCACACCCCGCAAGCTCCTGCCCTTCGTGGTGATGGAGAGCGGGCGTGTGCTGGCCTCGGGCGGGCATGACGGGAGCCGAACGCTGGGCAGCTGCGAGGTGTTCGAGCCGGAGACGGGCCGGTGGCGTGAGACGGGGGCCCTGCGCACGCGCCGGCGCAACCACGCCGCGGTGCGGCTGACGGACGGCCGAGTGCTGGTGATGGGCGGCTCCAACGGCCTGGCGATGGGCGCGCTTGCGGACGCGGAGGTGTATGCGCCGGACACCGGGACGTGGACGGAGGTGCGCCCCATGGGCGTGGCGCGCAATGACCCGGCCGCGGTGCTGCTTGCGGATGGGCGCGTGCTGGTGGCGGGTGGGACGGATGTGGACCAGCGGCCGTTGCGCTCGGCGGAGTTGTTCGATCCTGCGACGGGGATGTGGAGCGCCGCGTCGCCTCCGGGCTTCTCACGGGGTGGGGCCCAGACGGCGGTGGTGCTGGCCAACGGCAAGGCCCTGTTCGTGAGTGGCCTGCAGGCGGAGTTGTATGACCCGGTGACGGGGCTCTGGGAGAAGGCGGGACTCACCGGTGGGGCGGCGGGCACGCACCGGCTGGCGCACTCGGTGACGTTGCTGCCGGATGGGCGCGTGTTGGTGGTGGGGGGAACCACGGCACGCGCGGCGGCCACGGCGGAGGTGTATTCGCCGGAGACGGGGGTGTGGACGCTGGTGGGAGCGCCCAAGGTGCCTCGTGAGCATCATGCGACGGTGGTGCTGCCGGATGGCGCGGTGCTGATGATGGGCGGCGAGCACTACACGACGGGGGCGCTCGCGTCGGTGGAGCGCTTCGACTTGAAGACGGAGACGTGGTCTTCCGCGCCCGCGCTGGACGAGCCGCGCGAGAAGCTGGGCGCCCTGGCGCTGGGAGATGGCGCGGTGCTGGTGATGGGCGGTGGCAACGAGGCGGCGGGCATGCTGTCCGAGAGCGAGCGCTATGTCCCGGATGCCTGTGTCGTGGCGCCGTGTGCTGCGCGAGAGTTGGGTGGGGCCGAGGCGGTGATGGAGCTCTCCGTGGCCGGGCAGGTCGAGTGA
- a CDS encoding M24 family metallopeptidase: protein MRTRTLLLAPLLLSTSCATVSPKAQAPDATTAEAKSPAPERPFGTLREQAKRQQAWLAERVEKALPQLMRQYGVDMWVIPMREYNEDPVFKALVSPTSFAARRRTIYVFFDRGPEQGVERLALGGGSQGGLYTPRRAQRQVDGGGVSREAELWGPEQWQVLKQVVEERQPKRIALNVSRTFAFADGLSHGEYEGMSEALGPDWVKRFTSVDGLAVDFIAWRSADEARFYEEQTKLAWNIIETAFSNQVITPGVTTTRDVEWWMRQRLADLGLETWFQPSVDLQRQGVTEKELGEDPIIQRGDVLHCDYGVTALGLNTDTQHMGYVLREGETDVPAGLKAALKTSNRLQDIVFEELRPGRTGNDILRTSRERMRAEGIDGTVYSHPIGLHGHGAGPMVGLWDRQEGVPGNGDHKVIANQWYSIELQATSVVPEWNGQQVRSAQEEDITIDAEGRVHWAWKRQTDFHLVR from the coding sequence ATGCGCACTCGGACCCTGTTGCTTGCCCCGTTGCTGCTCTCCACTTCCTGCGCCACCGTCTCTCCGAAGGCACAGGCACCGGACGCCACCACCGCCGAGGCGAAGTCCCCGGCACCCGAGCGTCCCTTCGGCACCCTGCGTGAGCAGGCGAAGCGCCAGCAGGCGTGGCTGGCCGAGCGCGTGGAGAAGGCCCTGCCCCAGCTCATGCGCCAGTACGGCGTGGACATGTGGGTCATCCCCATGCGCGAGTACAACGAGGACCCCGTCTTCAAGGCGCTCGTGTCGCCCACGTCGTTCGCCGCGCGCCGCCGGACCATCTACGTGTTCTTCGACCGTGGCCCCGAGCAGGGCGTGGAGCGGCTTGCGCTGGGCGGTGGTTCGCAGGGAGGCCTCTACACGCCGCGCCGCGCGCAGCGGCAGGTGGACGGAGGCGGTGTGAGCCGCGAGGCCGAGCTGTGGGGCCCCGAGCAGTGGCAGGTGCTCAAGCAGGTGGTGGAGGAACGGCAGCCCAAGCGCATCGCCCTCAACGTGTCGCGCACCTTCGCGTTCGCGGACGGCCTCAGCCATGGTGAGTACGAGGGCATGTCGGAGGCGCTCGGGCCGGACTGGGTGAAGCGCTTCACGTCGGTGGACGGGCTGGCGGTGGACTTCATCGCCTGGCGCAGCGCGGACGAGGCCCGCTTCTACGAGGAGCAGACGAAGCTCGCGTGGAACATCATCGAGACGGCCTTCTCCAATCAGGTCATTACCCCGGGCGTCACCACCACCCGTGACGTGGAGTGGTGGATGCGGCAGCGCCTGGCGGACCTGGGGCTGGAGACGTGGTTCCAGCCGTCGGTGGACCTCCAGCGACAGGGCGTCACGGAGAAGGAGCTGGGCGAGGACCCGATCATCCAACGCGGCGACGTGCTGCACTGCGACTACGGCGTCACCGCACTGGGCCTCAACACCGACACCCAGCACATGGGCTACGTGCTGCGCGAGGGGGAGACGGACGTCCCCGCAGGGCTGAAGGCCGCGCTGAAGACGTCCAACCGGCTGCAGGACATCGTCTTCGAGGAGCTGCGTCCCGGTCGCACGGGCAACGACATCCTCCGCACCTCCCGCGAGCGGATGCGCGCCGAGGGCATCGACGGCACCGTGTACTCGCATCCCATCGGCCTGCACGGCCACGGCGCCGGCCCCATGGTGGGGCTGTGGGACCGGCAGGAGGGCGTGCCCGGCAATGGAGACCACAAGGTGATTGCGAACCAGTGGTACTCCATCGAACTCCAGGCCACGTCAGTGGTGCCGGAGTGGAACGGCCAGCAGGTGCGCTCGGCACAGGAAGAGGACATCACCATCGACGCCGAGGGCCGCGTGCACTGGGCCTGGAAGCGCCAGACGGACTTCCACCTGGTGCGCTGA
- a CDS encoding Ig-like domain-containing protein translates to MELLTNGETTTTLEAPYRYVVDCAAHAEGRFAFVVRAMAGKRSFDGEEVSVTVDRTPPTIVARRPSHYYPSVSSPIAFVFSEPLLPDSLPSEATELLNTTYGRPLPVEHQAVLKENGTVLELVPTSPLQPPVTLAATLLRRSLTDLAGNSLDPGLPDFAFRHYADYGPFAAVTAPLLLDDVFPLPTIFLLERGIAGTMPVVGFLQFDYRTNTQVPALARWDGHAWQRLPSFHTVIEGASNLVAFQFGARDGEIVAEWRERDAGTGLEQIHVASFTGTGWEHFPVPIDTPSKYDWVKLTVAPQGRPVITVGQSTNPNETEVRVLRWTGTEWQSLGTPLSENPVPRDLARRVTIAADDTRVVASWQEAAIDLGPPAGYIHVKVFENGSWVPVGAPIPFMAPSSVDNLTLALQQDHRVLMAWTEHGTSIDPWNGTIMHTEAMLFSSASLADSQPTWTSPEFIGPSHEPNYSPLHLVVGRDLEPWLAWSERGTNSYAGRSYIRRLRATGWEPKQFIGFGLSGFQLDEDGNPWALLGNTVMRPQ, encoded by the coding sequence GTGGAACTCCTCACGAACGGCGAGACCACCACGACGCTGGAGGCGCCCTACCGATATGTTGTCGACTGCGCCGCACACGCAGAAGGCCGCTTCGCCTTCGTCGTGCGCGCCATGGCCGGCAAGCGGAGCTTCGACGGCGAAGAAGTATCCGTCACGGTGGACCGCACCCCGCCCACCATCGTCGCCAGGCGCCCCAGCCACTACTATCCGTCCGTGTCGTCACCGATAGCGTTCGTCTTCTCGGAGCCACTGCTGCCGGATTCGCTTCCGTCCGAGGCGACCGAACTGCTCAACACGACCTACGGCCGCCCACTCCCGGTCGAACATCAAGCGGTCCTCAAGGAGAATGGAACGGTTCTCGAGCTGGTGCCGACATCACCACTCCAGCCTCCCGTCACGCTGGCTGCGACACTCCTCCGGCGGAGCCTGACCGACCTGGCCGGCAACTCACTCGACCCTGGCCTTCCAGACTTCGCCTTCCGGCACTACGCAGACTACGGGCCCTTTGCCGCCGTCACGGCACCCCTGCTCTTGGACGACGTCTTCCCCCTACCAACAATCTTCCTGCTTGAGCGTGGCATTGCCGGAACAATGCCCGTCGTCGGATTCCTTCAATTTGATTACAGGACCAACACCCAAGTGCCCGCCCTGGCGCGGTGGGACGGCCATGCCTGGCAACGGCTCCCCTCATTTCATACGGTCATCGAGGGCGCCTCGAACCTCGTTGCGTTCCAGTTCGGAGCACGGGACGGCGAGATTGTCGCCGAGTGGCGCGAGAGGGATGCCGGCACCGGGTTGGAGCAGATCCATGTCGCCAGCTTCACCGGGACAGGCTGGGAACACTTCCCAGTCCCGATCGACACTCCCTCCAAGTACGACTGGGTCAAGCTGACGGTGGCACCACAGGGCAGACCTGTCATCACAGTGGGCCAGAGTACCAACCCAAACGAAACCGAGGTTCGCGTCCTCCGATGGACAGGCACAGAGTGGCAATCGCTCGGTACGCCCCTCAGTGAGAACCCGGTGCCGAGGGACCTTGCACGGCGAGTGACCATCGCAGCGGATGACACGCGAGTGGTCGCGAGCTGGCAGGAGGCAGCCATCGACCTCGGGCCACCCGCTGGTTACATCCACGTCAAGGTATTCGAGAACGGAAGTTGGGTTCCCGTGGGCGCGCCCATCCCCTTCATGGCGCCCTCATCCGTGGACAACCTCACTCTCGCGCTTCAGCAAGACCATCGCGTGCTCATGGCCTGGACTGAGCATGGCACCTCTATTGACCCCTGGAACGGCACCATTATGCACACCGAGGCCATGCTTTTCTCATCCGCATCGCTGGCCGATTCACAGCCGACCTGGACCTCGCCCGAATTCATCGGCCCCAGCCACGAGCCGAACTACTCACCGCTCCATCTCGTCGTCGGCCGAGACCTCGAGCCCTGGTTGGCGTGGAGCGAGCGGGGTACGAACAGCTACGCGGGCAGGAGCTACATTCGCAGGCTCCGTGCCACGGGTTGGGAACCCAAGCAATTCATCGGGTTTGGGTTGTCTGGGTTCCAGCTCGACGAGGACGGGAACCCTTGGGCCTTGTTGGGCAACACCGTCATGCGCCCGCAGTGA
- a CDS encoding Ig-like domain-containing protein → MPPRSTRVRWALPLLYLALGTAACDPLKSEPKPGQPPPIGEEEPPPELRVTVRTEGPEFCREGQWTLSVTVEGGTPERVELLTNEQAPMTLEAPYRHVIDCATHAEGRFSFLASAVGEEQNFEAEEASVVVDRTAPTIVSRRPLLSHPSVSAPLAFVFSEPLLPGSIQATPTQLRDQNGFSVPHQAVLSEDGTVLELVPSSPLRPPVTLHAELLQRTLTDRAGNLLEPNLSVYTRTHSATYWPFSRVTEHEGPLNTYYPVSLALGGVFPRTMPVVGFANLYSPESDEPSVARWDGHTWQQLPPLRAATERTRPAQNLQVAAHGESIVATWLERDEETGFDHIHVVRYVGTDWERVGMPHAVESDSTQVKMTLGEFGRPVLAVERLIDFLETELRVIRWTGTEWLALGDALGENPERFSSSQHAAIVVDSKVVVSWVERSVSGDTLNLHVRVFENGSWSPVGEPLPITEGTLMERVELALQDYDRVVIAWSERHTNANVSTLRLTSAALDSWRAEWAPIEQVEVLSRVSTHDSLRLVVDHDNEPWLTWSEHTPASDTKSYYRKRRATGWEPKQIISGETLSGFLLDGNAFPWALSGGAVVRPQ, encoded by the coding sequence ATGCCCCCCCGTAGTACTCGCGTCCGCTGGGCGCTCCCGTTGCTCTACCTGGCCCTGGGAACCGCCGCTTGTGACCCCCTGAAGTCAGAGCCCAAACCTGGCCAGCCTCCGCCCATTGGCGAAGAGGAACCGCCTCCCGAGCTGCGCGTCACGGTGCGGACCGAAGGGCCCGAATTCTGCCGGGAAGGACAGTGGACGCTCTCCGTCACCGTGGAAGGCGGCACGCCAGAGCGCGTGGAGCTCCTCACGAACGAGCAGGCGCCCATGACACTGGAGGCGCCGTACCGGCACGTCATCGACTGCGCCACGCACGCCGAGGGCCGCTTCTCGTTCCTGGCGAGTGCCGTGGGCGAGGAACAGAACTTCGAGGCGGAAGAGGCCTCCGTGGTGGTGGACCGCACGGCGCCCACCATCGTCTCCCGTCGCCCGCTCCTCAGCCACCCGTCAGTGAGCGCTCCACTGGCGTTCGTCTTCTCGGAGCCGCTGCTCCCAGGCTCGATTCAAGCCACGCCCACCCAACTGCGCGACCAGAACGGATTCTCCGTCCCCCATCAAGCGGTCCTCAGTGAGGACGGAACGGTCCTTGAGTTGGTGCCGTCGTCGCCGCTCCGCCCGCCCGTCACGCTCCATGCGGAGCTGCTCCAGCGAACACTGACCGACCGGGCTGGAAACCTGCTCGAACCGAACCTGTCGGTCTACACCCGCACCCACAGCGCCACCTACTGGCCGTTCAGCCGCGTCACCGAGCATGAGGGCCCGCTCAACACCTACTATCCCGTGTCCCTCGCACTCGGAGGTGTCTTTCCCAGGACGATGCCCGTCGTCGGCTTTGCCAATCTTTACTCACCGGAATCGGACGAGCCATCCGTCGCGCGGTGGGATGGCCATACATGGCAGCAACTCCCTCCGCTCCGAGCGGCGACTGAACGGACTCGGCCCGCCCAGAATCTTCAGGTTGCCGCGCACGGCGAATCCATCGTCGCGACCTGGCTCGAGCGGGATGAAGAAACCGGGTTCGACCATATCCATGTGGTGCGCTACGTCGGGACGGACTGGGAACGCGTGGGGATGCCCCACGCCGTTGAATCCGACTCCACCCAGGTCAAGATGACGTTGGGCGAGTTTGGAAGGCCCGTCCTCGCAGTGGAGCGGCTCATCGACTTTCTCGAGACCGAGTTGCGCGTCATCCGTTGGACAGGCACGGAGTGGTTGGCCTTAGGAGACGCGCTCGGCGAGAACCCGGAGCGATTCAGCTCTTCGCAGCACGCAGCCATCGTCGTTGACTCGAAGGTGGTCGTGAGCTGGGTAGAGCGATCCGTCAGCGGCGACACCCTCAACCTCCACGTCCGCGTCTTTGAGAACGGAAGCTGGTCTCCCGTGGGCGAGCCCCTCCCCATCACGGAAGGCACACTCATGGAGCGAGTCGAGCTCGCGCTTCAAGACTACGACCGCGTCGTCATCGCCTGGAGCGAGCGTCACACCAATGCAAACGTCAGCACCCTCCGGCTCACGTCCGCGGCCCTGGACTCCTGGCGAGCCGAGTGGGCCCCTATCGAACAAGTCGAGGTCTTGAGCAGAGTCAGCACCCATGACTCGCTCAGGCTGGTCGTCGATCACGACAACGAGCCCTGGTTGACCTGGAGCGAGCACACGCCGGCTTCTGACACCAAGAGCTACTACCGCAAGCGCCGCGCCACCGGCTGGGAGCCCAAGCAAATCATTTCAGGAGAGACGTTGTCAGGGTTCCTGCTTGATGGGAACGCATTCCCCTGGGCCTTGTCGGGCGGCGCCGTGGTTCGCCCACAGTAA